The Stenotrophomonas maltophilia genome includes a region encoding these proteins:
- a CDS encoding Rrf2 family transcriptional regulator: MKSANPLSDALHVMAHLVGHAAPRTSEQLASCLPTHPVVIRRLLAQLHKAGLVRSTRGHGGGSLLARDAAAITLHDIYLAVGAPPLVQVGARDSGGGCPIQRLVNSALLEGAREAQRLLEARLQATTLDQLGADFARHLAHHRSLEGHHES, from the coding sequence ATGAAATCCGCGAATCCACTGTCCGACGCCCTGCATGTGATGGCGCACCTGGTCGGCCATGCCGCCCCGCGCACGTCCGAGCAGCTGGCGTCCTGCCTGCCGACGCATCCGGTGGTGATCCGTCGCCTGCTGGCGCAGCTGCACAAGGCTGGCCTGGTGCGCAGCACCCGCGGCCACGGCGGCGGCAGCCTGCTGGCACGCGATGCCGCGGCGATCACCCTGCATGACATCTACCTGGCGGTGGGCGCACCACCGCTGGTCCAGGTCGGCGCCCGCGACTCCGGCGGTGGCTGCCCGATCCAGCGGCTGGTCAACAGCGCCTTGCTCGAAGGGGCGCGCGAAGCGCAGCGCCTGCTCGAAGCGCGGCTGCAGGCGACCACGCTGGACCAGCTCGGCGCCGACTTCGCCCGCCATCTCGCCCATCACCGTTCCCTGGAAGGTCACCATGAATCCTGA
- a CDS encoding methyl-accepting chemotaxis protein: MKASVRAPRLQSKLLGAVSVGLAVVLLCALAGLASAWLKLSTEVPPEVAHSRDAERLQREFRGQVQEWKNVLLRGHDDALRQRHLDAFDSEGRLVEQLARGLVASPDIRTRELAQSFIGLHTQLQKDYHAALQAFAEAGYDPAAGDNLVRGKDRPVATALDALSTHATQVAEATVAARSQQARQTLLLCAALTVLAAVLLLMGLAWWLRRAVVQPVLAVEAAARAVAAGDLQHVVQVRSRDEIGRLAQAMQAVQSTLRGVLDAQATMAQAHDAGTISHRMDASAFPGAFGTMVADCNTLVDAHIQVKMRAISIMGRYAVGDLSQDMERLPGEKAVITNALDTAKANLGMINGEIRRLAEAAAAGDFSQRGDSARFEHDFRAMVDGLNRLMQTTELNLGEVSSMLRAIADGRLGARMHGDFQGVFARIAGDANTTATQLATIVTDIKHASGNIHTAAAEIAAGNNDLSRRTEQQAANLEETAASMEELTSTVRQNAEHARQANQLAIGAHTVASHGGSVVGQVVTTMGAIETSSRQIAEIISVIDGIAFQTNILALNAAVEAARAGEQGRGFAVVASEVRTLAQRSAAAAKEIKALIEASVEQVGHGARRVREAGDTMAEIVASVQRVTDIMAEISAASQEQSAGIEQVSQTVIQMDGTTQQNAALVEEASAAARSLEQQANRLIDAVDVFDLSTTAAAKDALARAA, translated from the coding sequence ATGAAAGCGTCTGTCCGTGCTCCGCGCCTGCAGTCCAAGCTGCTCGGCGCGGTTTCCGTTGGTCTGGCCGTGGTCCTGCTGTGCGCATTGGCGGGCCTGGCCTCCGCCTGGTTGAAGTTGTCCACCGAGGTTCCACCCGAAGTCGCGCACAGCCGCGACGCCGAACGCCTGCAGCGCGAGTTCCGCGGCCAGGTGCAGGAATGGAAGAACGTGCTGCTGCGCGGCCACGACGACGCGCTGCGCCAGCGCCATCTGGACGCCTTTGACAGCGAGGGCCGCCTGGTCGAGCAGCTGGCCAGGGGCCTCGTAGCCAGCCCGGACATACGCACGCGCGAACTGGCACAGTCCTTCATCGGCCTGCACACGCAGCTGCAGAAGGACTACCACGCCGCCCTGCAGGCGTTTGCGGAAGCCGGCTACGATCCCGCCGCCGGCGACAATCTGGTGCGTGGCAAGGACCGCCCGGTGGCGACCGCACTGGATGCGCTGAGCACGCATGCCACGCAGGTGGCCGAAGCAACCGTAGCGGCGCGGTCGCAGCAGGCGCGGCAGACCCTGCTGCTGTGCGCGGCGCTGACCGTGCTGGCCGCCGTGTTGCTGCTGATGGGCCTGGCCTGGTGGCTGCGGCGCGCGGTGGTGCAGCCGGTGCTGGCGGTGGAAGCCGCTGCGCGTGCCGTGGCCGCCGGTGATCTGCAGCACGTGGTGCAGGTGCGCAGCCGCGACGAGATCGGTCGCCTCGCGCAGGCGATGCAGGCGGTGCAGTCCACGCTGCGCGGCGTACTGGACGCACAGGCGACGATGGCGCAGGCGCATGACGCCGGCACCATCAGCCATCGCATGGATGCCAGTGCGTTCCCGGGCGCGTTCGGCACCATGGTGGCCGACTGCAACACGCTGGTTGACGCGCACATCCAGGTGAAGATGCGCGCGATCTCGATCATGGGCCGCTATGCCGTCGGTGACCTCAGCCAGGACATGGAACGCCTGCCCGGCGAAAAGGCCGTGATCACCAACGCGTTGGATACGGCCAAGGCCAATCTCGGCATGATCAACGGCGAGATCCGCCGCCTGGCCGAAGCCGCCGCCGCCGGTGACTTCAGCCAGCGCGGCGACAGCGCACGCTTCGAGCATGATTTCCGCGCAATGGTCGACGGCTTGAACCGATTGATGCAGACCACCGAACTGAACCTCGGCGAGGTCTCCAGCATGCTGCGCGCGATTGCCGATGGCCGCCTCGGCGCGCGCATGCACGGTGATTTCCAGGGCGTGTTCGCGCGTATCGCCGGCGACGCGAACACCACCGCTACGCAGCTGGCAACCATCGTCACCGACATCAAGCACGCCTCCGGCAACATCCACACGGCGGCGGCGGAGATCGCCGCCGGCAACAACGATCTGTCGCGCCGTACCGAACAACAGGCCGCCAACCTGGAAGAGACGGCGGCATCGATGGAGGAACTGACCTCCACCGTGCGCCAGAACGCCGAGCATGCGCGCCAGGCCAACCAGCTGGCGATCGGCGCGCACACCGTTGCCTCTCACGGCGGCAGCGTGGTCGGCCAGGTGGTGACGACGATGGGCGCGATCGAAACCTCGTCGCGGCAGATCGCCGAGATCATCAGCGTGATCGACGGCATCGCCTTCCAGACCAACATCCTGGCGCTGAACGCCGCGGTGGAAGCGGCACGCGCCGGCGAGCAGGGCCGCGGCTTCGCGGTGGTTGCCAGCGAAGTGCGTACCCTGGCACAGCGTTCGGCGGCAGCCGCGAAGGAGATCAAGGCGTTGATCGAAGCGTCGGTGGAACAGGTCGGCCACGGTGCACGGCGCGTGCGCGAGGCCGGTGACACCATGGCCGAGATCGTGGCGTCGGTGCAGCGCGTCACCGACATCATGGCCGAGATCTCCGCCGCCTCGCAGGAGCAGAGCGCGGGCATCGAACAGGTCAGCCAGACCGTGATCCAGATGGACGGCACCACCCAGCAGAATGCCGCGCTGGTGGAGGAAGCCAGCGCCGCCGCACGCAGCCTGGAGCAGCAGGCGAACCGGTTGATCGACGCGGTGGATGTGTTCGACCTGTCGACCACCGCCGCAGCGAAGGACGCGCTGGCGCGCGCGGCCTGA
- a CDS encoding LysR family transcriptional regulator: MKTTLDEMQAFLAVIDSGSISAAAEQLGQTPSGVSRALGRLEDKLGTTLLTRTTRRLHLTAEGEAYLRHARAIIDAVESAEEQMAARRERPAGRLRVDAAMPFVLHVIAPLVAGYRARYPEVQLELNSSERYIDLLERRTDLAIRIGPLADSTLHARPLGRCQLRLVASPAYLAAHGEPASVAALGQHTLLSFNEPESLNHWPLPGGVDGLLRVRPDIAVSSGETLRRLAVEGVGITCLSDFVTDRDRAAGTLVPVLATQTLDVYQPIHAVYYRNTAVSARISSFLDYLGEAMARSDYLR, translated from the coding sequence ATGAAAACCACTCTCGATGAAATGCAGGCCTTCCTCGCGGTGATCGACAGCGGGTCGATCAGTGCTGCCGCCGAACAGCTGGGGCAGACGCCGTCGGGCGTGAGCCGGGCGCTGGGGCGGCTGGAAGACAAGCTCGGCACCACCCTGTTGACCCGTACCACGCGCCGCCTGCACCTGACCGCCGAGGGCGAGGCCTACCTGCGCCATGCACGGGCGATCATCGATGCGGTGGAGTCCGCCGAGGAACAGATGGCCGCCCGCCGCGAGCGCCCGGCCGGGCGCCTGCGCGTGGATGCGGCGATGCCGTTCGTGCTGCACGTGATCGCGCCGCTGGTGGCCGGGTACCGCGCGCGCTACCCGGAGGTGCAGCTGGAGTTGAACAGCTCCGAGCGCTACATCGACCTGCTGGAACGGCGCACCGACCTGGCGATCCGGATCGGGCCGCTGGCCGACTCCACCCTGCATGCGCGGCCGTTGGGTCGCTGCCAGCTGCGGCTGGTGGCCAGTCCGGCCTACCTGGCGGCACACGGCGAACCGGCCAGCGTCGCCGCGCTGGGCCAGCACACGCTGCTCAGCTTCAACGAACCGGAATCGCTGAATCACTGGCCGCTGCCGGGCGGTGTCGATGGCCTGCTGCGGGTGCGTCCGGATATCGCGGTGTCCAGCGGCGAAACACTACGCCGACTGGCGGTGGAAGGCGTGGGCATCACCTGCCTGTCCGACTTCGTGACCGACCGCGACCGCGCCGCCGGCACTCTGGTGCCGGTGCTGGCGACGCAGACGCTGGATGTGTACCAGCCGATCCACGCGGTGTATTACCGCAACACGGCGGTGTCGGCGCGGATCAGCTCGTTCCTGGATTACCTGGGTGAAGCGATGGCGCGGAGCGATTACCTGCGCTGA
- a CDS encoding MFS transporter → MKTGFSAKVRRAHCAPSFPPEPAMIRGIPLALLALTLGAFAIGTTEFVIVGLIPTIAADLQVSLPSAGLLVSLYALGVAIGAPVLTALTGRVPRKSLLVALMVLFTLGNVIAFLAPGYTSLIVARILTGLAHGVFFSIGSIIATAVVPKEKAASAIAIMFTGLTVALVTGVPLGTFIGQHLGWRATFLAVAALGLVALLGALLFVPRSVPQSAPASFRQQLAVLAQPRLLLVYAMTALGYGGTFLAFTYLAPILQDVTGFSANAVSLVLLVYGVSVAIGNLWGGRMADRMGPVPALKRIFALLAVVLFVLTFTAYNTWLMLLTVLALGAVAFGNVPGLQVYVVKQAQRYAPQATDVASGLNIAAFNIGIALGASLGGLVVENIGLMHTPWLGALVVVGAYALTVLSGRLDRRDGIDDRADGIAVAAH, encoded by the coding sequence GTGAAGACCGGTTTTTCGGCAAAGGTGCGCCGCGCACACTGCGCGCCTTCCTTCCCTCCGGAGCCGGCCATGATCCGTGGCATTCCCCTCGCCCTGCTGGCGCTGACCCTCGGTGCCTTCGCCATCGGCACCACCGAGTTCGTCATCGTCGGCCTGATTCCCACCATTGCCGCCGACCTGCAGGTCAGCCTGCCCTCGGCCGGCCTGCTGGTCTCGCTGTATGCCCTCGGCGTGGCCATCGGTGCGCCGGTGCTGACCGCGCTCACCGGCCGCGTGCCGCGCAAGTCGCTGCTGGTGGCGCTGATGGTGCTGTTCACCCTCGGCAACGTCATCGCCTTCCTGGCGCCGGGCTACACCTCGCTGATCGTCGCCCGAATCCTCACCGGCCTCGCCCACGGTGTGTTCTTCTCGATCGGTTCGATCATCGCCACCGCGGTGGTGCCGAAGGAGAAGGCCGCCAGCGCGATCGCCATCATGTTCACCGGCCTCACCGTGGCGCTGGTGACCGGTGTGCCGCTGGGCACCTTCATCGGCCAGCACCTGGGCTGGCGCGCCACCTTCCTGGCGGTGGCCGCGCTGGGCCTGGTCGCCCTGCTCGGCGCGCTGCTGTTCGTGCCGCGCAGCGTGCCGCAGAGTGCGCCGGCCAGCTTCCGCCAGCAGCTGGCCGTACTCGCCCAACCCCGCCTGCTGCTGGTCTATGCGATGACCGCGCTGGGCTACGGCGGCACCTTCCTGGCCTTCACCTATCTGGCGCCGATCCTGCAGGACGTCACTGGTTTCTCGGCAAACGCAGTCAGCCTGGTGCTGCTGGTGTACGGCGTGTCGGTGGCGATCGGCAACCTGTGGGGCGGGCGCATGGCCGACCGCATGGGCCCGGTGCCCGCACTGAAGCGCATCTTCGCCCTGTTGGCCGTCGTGCTGTTCGTGCTCACCTTCACCGCCTACAACACCTGGCTGATGCTGCTGACGGTACTGGCACTGGGTGCGGTGGCGTTCGGCAACGTGCCCGGCCTGCAGGTGTATGTGGTCAAGCAGGCTCAGCGCTATGCGCCGCAGGCCACCGACGTGGCCTCGGGGCTGAACATCGCCGCCTTCAACATCGGTATCGCGCTGGGCGCCTCGCTCGGCGGCCTGGTGGTGGAGAACATCGGCCTGATGCACACGCCGTGGCTGGGCGCGCTGGTGGTGGTGGGCGCGTATGCATTGACCGTGCTCAGCGGCCGCCTGGACCGCCGCGACGGCATCGATGACCGCGCCGATGGCATCGCCGTGGCCGCGCATTGA
- the dkgB gene encoding 2,5-didehydrogluconate reductase DkgB, which translates to MTVPAFGLGTFRLKDQTVIDSVRNALDVGYRAIDTAQIYGNEAEVGQAIADSGVPREEIYLTTKVWITAFKREALLASLHTSLEKLRTDHVDLTLIHWPSPNDKVDVPMEEYLPALAEAKAQGLTKAIGISNFTIAQTRKAIEILGADAIATNQIEIHPYLQNRLLVKFLQDNGIHVTAYMSLAYGEVIKDPVIQAIAGRHQATPAQIALAWALQQGFSVIPSSTRRENLSSNLEAAAIRLTDEDMAQIAKLDRGHRLANPEGIAPAWD; encoded by the coding sequence ATGACTGTCCCCGCCTTCGGTCTCGGCACCTTCCGCCTCAAAGACCAGACCGTGATCGATTCCGTGCGCAATGCGCTGGATGTCGGCTACCGCGCCATCGATACCGCGCAGATCTACGGCAATGAAGCCGAGGTCGGCCAGGCCATCGCCGATTCCGGCGTGCCGCGCGAAGAGATCTACCTGACCACCAAGGTCTGGATCACCGCGTTCAAGCGCGAAGCGCTGCTGGCCAGCCTGCATACCAGTCTGGAAAAGCTGCGTACCGATCATGTGGACCTGACGCTGATCCACTGGCCGTCGCCGAACGACAAGGTCGACGTGCCGATGGAGGAGTACCTGCCGGCGCTGGCCGAGGCCAAGGCACAGGGCCTGACGAAGGCGATCGGCATCTCCAACTTCACCATCGCCCAGACCCGCAAGGCCATCGAGATCCTTGGCGCCGATGCCATCGCCACCAACCAGATCGAGATCCATCCCTACCTGCAGAACCGCCTGCTGGTGAAGTTCCTGCAGGACAACGGCATCCACGTCACCGCCTACATGAGCCTGGCCTATGGCGAGGTGATCAAGGACCCGGTGATCCAGGCCATTGCCGGCCGCCACCAGGCCACCCCGGCGCAGATCGCGCTGGCCTGGGCGCTGCAGCAGGGCTTCTCGGTGATCCCGTCGTCGACCAGGCGCGAGAACCTGTCGAGCAACCTGGAAGCGGCAGCGATCCGCCTGACCGACGAAGACATGGCGCAGATCGCCAAGCTGGACCGTGGCCATCGCCTGGCGAATCCGGAAGGGATTGCACCCGCCTGGGATTGA
- a CDS encoding alpha/beta fold hydrolase: MTDRIPMLLLPGLLNDAELWRAQLADLADIADCTVGDQTRGETLQAVAEDVLAQAPERFALAGFSLGGFVAQQILGIAPERVLQLALVDTSIHADSPERAEQRRSQRASVRLPGKFHGFGDVLMRSYIDASRLDDYVLVQRVRDMTARLGADVFLRQSALERRDGHDVLAGYRDPLLIICGANDRITPLAVSEEMHALVPHSQLVVVPDCGHLAPMEKPDEVSVAMRGWLLQG; this comes from the coding sequence ATGACCGACCGTATCCCCATGCTGCTGCTGCCTGGCCTGCTCAACGACGCTGAGCTGTGGCGCGCGCAGTTGGCCGATCTGGCCGACATCGCCGATTGCACGGTAGGCGACCAGACTCGCGGCGAGACCCTGCAGGCGGTGGCCGAGGACGTGCTGGCGCAGGCGCCGGAACGCTTCGCCCTCGCCGGTTTCTCGCTGGGTGGCTTCGTCGCCCAGCAGATCCTGGGCATCGCGCCCGAGCGTGTGCTGCAGCTGGCGCTGGTCGATACCTCGATCCACGCCGATTCACCGGAACGTGCCGAACAGCGCCGCAGCCAGCGCGCCAGCGTGCGCCTGCCCGGCAAGTTCCATGGCTTCGGCGATGTGCTGATGCGCAGCTACATCGATGCCTCGCGGCTGGATGATTACGTGCTGGTGCAACGTGTGCGTGACATGACCGCCCGCCTGGGCGCGGACGTGTTCCTGCGCCAGAGTGCGCTGGAACGCCGTGACGGCCATGACGTGCTGGCTGGCTACCGCGATCCGCTGTTGATCATCTGCGGCGCCAACGATCGCATCACGCCGCTGGCAGTGAGCGAGGAAATGCACGCCCTGGTGCCGCACTCGCAGCTGGTGGTGGTGCCCGATTGCGGGCACCTTGCCCCGATGGAGAAGCCGGACGAGGTCAGTGTGGCGATGCGCGGGTGGTTGCTGCAGGGCTAG
- a CDS encoding bifunctional acetate--CoA ligase family protein/GNAT family N-acetyltransferase encodes MSTYHLQSVFRPQSVAVIGGSPRQRSAGRAVMRNLRGTGFPGKVAWINPRHAEIDGIRTVKRLKDLDWVPDLVVITAPASIVPQVVRTAAERGVQAAIILTAHLGEGPGSLSAQVEAVARKHGLRILGPHCLGVIAPHARLNASIAAHFPQAGDLALISESSAIAAALVEWGVARSVGFSAVVSLGDTMDVDFGDLLDYFATDYRTRAILLYVEQIKDARKFMSAARAAARAKPVVVVKSGRAERVQPGSRDTHVQALARADDVYGAAFNRAGLLRVGALDELFTAAESLGRLGTFPGRRLAILSNGGGVGRLAVDQLIALRGTLANLSDSTVEKLDAVLPQGWSRSNPVDIVVDADGDRYAAAIEALLADNENDAVMVVNVPTAFTSSADAAQALTRTLGLRPRHHRDKPVFAVWLGNDDQATATLNAARVPTYPTEAEAVRGFQHLVRYREAQNALMETPPSLPQDFSVDAAAARALVDAALANGQQWLDPLATHELLKAYGIPSAPVMHARDAHEAMDLAQPLLERGASVALKILSPDIPHKSEVDGVRLNLSTLPAVQSAANAILSRARQLRPDARIDGLLVQPTIVRPKARELIVGIADDATFGPVIVVGRGGTAVEVINDKALALPPLDLRLAHELIGQTRASRILKAYGDVPAADERALALALVKLAQLAADIPEVRTLDINPLLVDGKGILALDARVAVAPSRILHKGRGHPRFSVFPYPKEWERTIELSDGGRAFVRPVRPEDDALFRAFFARVSDEDLRLRFFQSVKHFSHEFIARLTQLDYARSIALVAIEPRSGEMLGAVRLHADADYHRGEYGILIRSDLKGHGIGWRLMAIMIEYAKWLGLDVVEGQVLRENSTMLAMCQSLGFKTKLDPDDPTVMMVALPVQQVEVPEIPPAA; translated from the coding sequence ATGAGTACCTACCACCTGCAGTCCGTGTTCCGTCCGCAGTCGGTCGCGGTGATCGGCGGCAGCCCGCGTCAGCGCTCGGCCGGACGTGCGGTGATGCGCAACCTGCGCGGCACCGGCTTCCCCGGCAAGGTGGCGTGGATCAACCCGCGGCATGCCGAAATCGATGGCATCCGCACCGTGAAGCGGCTGAAGGACCTGGACTGGGTGCCGGATCTGGTGGTTATCACCGCGCCGGCGTCGATCGTGCCGCAGGTGGTGCGCACCGCTGCCGAACGCGGCGTGCAGGCCGCAATCATCCTCACCGCGCACCTGGGGGAAGGCCCGGGCTCGCTGTCGGCGCAGGTGGAGGCGGTGGCGCGCAAGCATGGCCTGCGCATCCTCGGCCCACACTGCCTGGGTGTGATTGCACCGCACGCGCGGCTCAATGCCAGCATCGCCGCGCACTTCCCGCAGGCCGGTGATCTTGCGTTGATCTCCGAATCCTCGGCCATTGCCGCCGCGCTGGTGGAGTGGGGCGTGGCCCGCTCGGTCGGGTTTTCCGCGGTGGTCTCGCTGGGCGACACGATGGACGTCGACTTCGGTGACCTGCTCGACTACTTCGCCACCGACTACCGCACCCGCGCCATCCTGCTCTACGTCGAGCAGATCAAGGATGCGCGCAAGTTCATGTCGGCCGCGCGTGCCGCCGCCCGCGCCAAGCCGGTAGTGGTGGTGAAGTCCGGCCGCGCCGAGCGCGTGCAGCCGGGCAGCCGCGATACCCATGTGCAGGCCCTGGCCCGCGCCGACGACGTGTATGGCGCCGCGTTCAACCGCGCCGGCCTGCTGCGCGTGGGCGCGCTGGACGAACTGTTCACGGCCGCCGAATCGCTGGGCCGGTTGGGGACCTTCCCCGGTCGTCGCCTGGCCATTCTCAGCAATGGTGGCGGTGTCGGCCGCCTGGCCGTGGACCAGCTCATTGCACTGCGTGGCACGCTGGCCAACCTGTCCGACAGCACGGTCGAGAAACTCGACGCCGTGCTGCCGCAGGGCTGGTCGCGCAGCAACCCGGTCGACATCGTGGTCGACGCCGATGGTGACCGCTATGCCGCCGCCATCGAGGCGCTGCTGGCTGACAACGAGAATGATGCGGTGATGGTGGTCAACGTGCCGACCGCATTCACTTCATCCGCAGACGCCGCACAGGCGCTTACCCGCACGCTCGGACTGCGCCCGCGCCATCACCGCGACAAACCGGTATTCGCGGTGTGGCTGGGCAACGATGACCAGGCCACCGCCACGCTCAACGCGGCACGGGTGCCGACCTATCCGACCGAGGCCGAAGCGGTGCGCGGCTTCCAGCATCTGGTGCGTTACCGCGAAGCGCAGAACGCGCTGATGGAAACACCGCCCAGCCTGCCGCAGGACTTCAGTGTCGACGCGGCGGCCGCACGCGCGCTGGTCGATGCGGCATTGGCCAACGGCCAGCAATGGCTGGACCCGTTGGCCACCCACGAACTGCTCAAGGCCTACGGCATTCCCTCCGCGCCGGTGATGCACGCGCGCGATGCGCACGAGGCAATGGACCTGGCGCAGCCGTTGCTGGAGCGTGGCGCCAGCGTGGCGCTGAAGATCCTGTCGCCGGACATTCCGCACAAGTCGGAAGTGGACGGCGTGCGCCTGAACCTGTCCACGCTGCCGGCGGTGCAGAGCGCGGCCAACGCGATCCTGTCGCGCGCACGCCAGCTGCGGCCGGATGCGCGCATCGATGGCCTGCTGGTGCAGCCGACCATCGTTCGCCCGAAGGCGCGCGAGTTGATCGTCGGCATTGCCGATGACGCGACGTTCGGCCCGGTGATCGTGGTCGGCCGTGGCGGTACCGCGGTTGAAGTGATCAATGACAAGGCGTTGGCGCTGCCGCCGCTGGACCTGCGCCTGGCCCACGAGCTGATCGGCCAGACCCGCGCCTCGCGCATCCTCAAGGCCTATGGCGATGTGCCTGCCGCCGACGAGCGCGCACTGGCATTGGCGCTGGTCAAGCTGGCACAACTGGCCGCCGACATTCCCGAAGTGCGCACGCTGGACATCAATCCGTTGCTGGTCGACGGCAAGGGCATCCTCGCCCTCGACGCACGCGTGGCGGTGGCGCCGTCGCGCATCCTGCACAAGGGCCGTGGCCATCCGCGCTTCTCGGTGTTCCCGTACCCGAAGGAGTGGGAGCGCACCATCGAACTGTCCGATGGCGGCCGCGCCTTCGTGCGTCCGGTGCGGCCGGAGGATGACGCGTTGTTCCGTGCGTTCTTCGCCCGCGTCAGCGACGAGGATCTGCGCCTGCGCTTCTTCCAGTCGGTGAAGCACTTCAGCCACGAGTTCATCGCGCGCCTGACCCAGCTCGATTACGCACGCTCGATCGCACTGGTGGCGATCGAACCGCGTAGTGGCGAAATGCTCGGCGCGGTGCGCCTGCACGCCGATGCCGATTACCACCGTGGCGAGTACGGCATCTTGATCCGCTCGGACCTGAAGGGCCACGGCATCGGCTGGCGGCTGATGGCGATCATGATCGAGTACGCCAAGTGGCTGGGCCTGGACGTGGTCGAAGGCCAGGTGCTGCGCGAGAACAGCACCATGCTGGCGATGTGCCAGAGCCTGGGCTTCAAGACGAAGCTGGACCCGGATGACCCGACGGTGATGATGGTGGCCCTGCCGGTGCAGCAGGTAGAGGTGCCCGAGATCCCGCCAGCGGCGTGA
- the mgtE gene encoding magnesium transporter — MNQKQLLRPVADAAALAAPLANFNTADAVEFLNTLELTRAAETLAALPLPRAVKMLEAPELHRSGELVAALPPARAAALLGLMADDRATDIVHELDEEERARLIPLLGTDARQAIQKLLSYPPNTAGALMTTEYVAVPASWTVAQTLQHIRQVERTRETVYAIYVLDPASQQLQQVVTMRRLITGLPEESILDVAQVNPPVTVDALMDQEEVARLIRRHDLLAIPVVDAQQQMLGIVTVDDVLDALIEESTEDAHKFGGMEALDKPYMQIGFFEMLRKRAGWLSVLFLGEMLTASAMQHYEDELARAVVLTLFIPLIMSSGGNSGSQATSLLIRSLALRELRLRDWWKVALREVPTGMVLGAILGCLAIVRIVIWQLGGLHDYGEHWILLAITIGAALVGIVTFGSLSGSMLPFILKRLGFDPASASAPFVATLVDVTGLVIYFSIAAMILHGTLL, encoded by the coding sequence ATGAACCAGAAGCAATTGCTGCGCCCGGTGGCCGATGCCGCCGCACTGGCCGCGCCGCTGGCGAACTTCAACACCGCCGATGCGGTGGAATTCCTCAACACGCTGGAACTGACCCGCGCCGCGGAAACGCTGGCTGCGCTGCCGTTGCCGCGTGCAGTGAAAATGCTGGAAGCGCCGGAACTGCACCGCAGCGGCGAACTGGTGGCTGCGCTGCCGCCGGCGCGCGCTGCCGCCCTGCTCGGCTTGATGGCCGACGACCGCGCCACCGACATCGTCCATGAGCTGGATGAGGAAGAACGCGCCCGGTTGATCCCGCTGCTGGGCACCGACGCCCGCCAGGCCATCCAGAAGCTGCTCAGCTACCCGCCGAACACCGCCGGCGCGCTGATGACCACCGAGTACGTGGCGGTACCCGCCAGCTGGACCGTGGCGCAGACCCTGCAGCACATCCGCCAGGTCGAGCGCACCCGTGAAACGGTGTACGCGATCTACGTCCTGGACCCGGCCAGCCAGCAGCTGCAGCAGGTGGTGACCATGCGCCGGCTGATCACCGGCCTGCCGGAGGAGTCGATCCTGGACGTGGCCCAGGTCAATCCACCGGTGACGGTGGACGCACTGATGGACCAGGAAGAAGTGGCACGGCTGATCCGTCGCCACGACCTGCTGGCGATCCCGGTGGTCGATGCGCAGCAGCAGATGCTCGGCATCGTCACCGTCGATGACGTACTGGATGCGCTGATCGAGGAATCCACCGAGGACGCGCACAAGTTTGGCGGCATGGAAGCGCTGGACAAGCCGTACATGCAGATCGGTTTCTTTGAGATGCTGCGCAAGCGCGCCGGCTGGCTGAGCGTGCTGTTCCTGGGCGAGATGCTGACCGCCAGCGCGATGCAGCACTATGAGGACGAACTGGCGCGCGCGGTGGTGCTGACCCTGTTCATTCCGCTCATCATGAGTTCGGGCGGCAACTCCGGTTCGCAGGCCACCTCGCTGCTGATCCGCAGCCTGGCGCTGCGCGAACTGCGCCTGCGCGACTGGTGGAAGGTGGCCCTGCGCGAAGTGCCCACCGGCATGGTGCTGGGCGCGATCCTCGGCTGCCTGGCCATCGTGCGCATCGTCATCTGGCAGCTGGGTGGCCTGCATGACTACGGCGAGCACTGGATCCTGCTGGCGATCACCATCGGCGCCGCGCTGGTCGGCATCGTCACGTTCGGCTCGCTGTCCGGATCGATGCTGCCGTTCATCCTGAAGCGGCTCGGCTTCGACCCGGCCAGTGCCTCGGCCCCGTTCGTGGCCACGCTGGTGGACGTGACCGGACTGGTGATCTATTTCAGCATCGCCGCGATGATCCTGCACGGCACACTGTTGTAA